One window from the genome of Moorena sp. SIOASIH encodes:
- the grxC gene encoding glutaredoxin 3, with protein sequence MLDFLNPILGRKPEQMKANVEIYTWQACPFCIRAKLLLWWKGVDYTEYKIDGDDNARNQMAERANGGRTVPQIFINDQHIGGCDELYDLDGKGQLESLLTQPAS encoded by the coding sequence ATGCTCGATTTTCTCAATCCCATCCTAGGACGCAAGCCAGAACAGATGAAAGCCAACGTGGAAATTTACACCTGGCAAGCCTGCCCCTTCTGTATCCGAGCGAAGCTATTGCTATGGTGGAAAGGGGTTGACTACACCGAATATAAAATCGATGGGGACGACAATGCCAGAAACCAGATGGCGGAACGAGCCAACGGAGGTCGAACGGTACCCCAAATTTTTATCAATGACCAACACATTGGCGGTTGCGATGAGTTGTATGATTTAGACGGTAAGGGACAATTGGAGTCTTTGCTGACTCAGCCAGCAAGCTAA
- a CDS encoding NB-ARC domain-containing protein, translating into MPRPTYGPTVKNRALRLFEALVSFAQDIANQGNPDIKFRWIEKTSTHPKLVIETQTRYLIELTKEDNYPGSLSKAQVVEALQRMEDFLGILEDNRVKKKGKDQRHFTLTLYCQDLATNLERFNQQWDNKRPEKSKQQEQATATPAKTCQSLRPKPGVPFQAPPLPAHFIQRPEVSQDLKQSLLSEQTAKTGTLVVSAIYGLGGIGKSTLAAAIAHDPEVQTHFADGILWATLGQQPDLLSFLSSWIQALGDHDYKPTNTNAASRHLQTLLFDKATLLVVDDAWNPDHVQPFRIGGAKCRVLVTTREAQIVGVTRYDLDVMSPSQALALLEEYRGSKLKGSDCKQAEALATTVGYLPLALELAAAQIADGISWQELLTDLQTEIARLETLDLPGAQEVDEKRRKHYSLVASFNLSLRRLPLEKFQQFAWLGVLPEDVSITPALGTTLWDVSPREARRTLQYFKSKALLLSGKSTNGTPSYQLHDLVHDMARRLLTAEAATGAEGNLPGLGLTWPQAHGQLLERYRKKTENGLWHTLPDDGYSHSYLTWHLEKAGWVEEVHQLLQEETEAGGNGWYETCERLDKLGSFVKDVAKAWQLAEEAFSSSPTRSISLQCRYALMVSSINSLLGHIPGELMAALVEKKIWTPVQALAYLQHIQNPYDRASVLEKLAPKLPETLLSEALKIARAITNESDRSRALSGLAPYLPESLLLEALEAARAITNDTDRARALSELAPQLPEILSEALEAARAITNNIARAIVLIKLAPQLPEILSEALEASRAITNNISRAIVLIELARHWPEILSQALEASRAITNNRDRAYRLSQLARYFPEILPEALEAARGLTDQSSRAITLSRLARHLPEILPEALEVARATDESSRAYALSELAPHFPEILPEALKATRAITSQSSRAYALSKLAPQLPERLLPQALEAAQAITDNGNRAILLSKLAPQLGERLLSQALEVARAITDNTDRANALNEIGAQLPEILPEALDAARAIIDKTDRAIALSELAPKLPEILPEALEEARDITDDDSRATALIRLTQQFPEILPETLEAARAITDEFSLAKALIRLAQHFPEIIPEALDAAQAISDQSLQSYALSELARHFPEILPETLDAARALTDEFWRAKALIMVAQQFPEILPEALETAQAIQSQYHRAYAFSGLIENPNFSLQEDVSLWQEFLHTLACSDRQQFLEDLVNLSPTIISLGGKEALAAIVEGIKDVSRWWP; encoded by the coding sequence ATGCCAAGACCTACTTACGGTCCTACTGTTAAAAACAGAGCATTGCGTCTATTTGAAGCATTAGTCTCTTTTGCCCAAGACATCGCTAATCAGGGGAATCCAGATATTAAATTCCGTTGGATAGAGAAAACCTCAACTCATCCCAAACTAGTAATTGAAACTCAGACCAGATATTTAATCGAACTCACCAAGGAGGATAACTATCCAGGTAGTCTCAGCAAGGCTCAAGTGGTGGAAGCGTTGCAGCGGATGGAAGACTTCTTAGGAATTTTAGAAGACAACCGTGTCAAGAAAAAAGGAAAAGACCAAAGGCATTTCACCCTGACACTCTACTGCCAAGACCTAGCCACAAACCTAGAAAGATTTAATCAACAGTGGGACAATAAACGACCAGAGAAATCCAAACAGCAAGAACAAGCAACTGCTACTCCTGCCAAAACCTGCCAATCCCTTCGTCCTAAGCCAGGGGTTCCTTTCCAAGCCCCACCCCTACCAGCTCACTTTATCCAGCGCCCAGAGGTAAGCCAAGACCTGAAGCAATCCTTACTATCAGAGCAGACAGCTAAGACGGGAACTTTGGTAGTTAGCGCCATTTATGGGTTAGGCGGTATTGGTAAATCTACCTTGGCTGCAGCTATTGCCCATGATCCAGAGGTACAGACTCATTTTGCCGATGGTATTCTGTGGGCAACCTTGGGTCAGCAGCCAGACTTGCTGTCTTTCCTGAGCAGTTGGATACAAGCACTGGGAGACCATGACTACAAACCCACTAACACTAATGCGGCTTCTAGACATTTACAAACCTTGCTGTTTGACAAGGCTACCCTGCTAGTAGTCGATGACGCTTGGAACCCAGACCATGTGCAACCGTTTCGGATTGGTGGTGCTAAGTGCCGGGTGTTAGTGACGACTCGTGAAGCTCAAATTGTGGGAGTAACTCGCTATGATTTAGATGTGATGAGTCCCTCACAAGCCTTAGCCTTACTGGAAGAGTATCGGGGTTCTAAACTCAAGGGGTCAGACTGCAAACAAGCCGAAGCCCTAGCGACAACAGTGGGCTACTTACCCCTAGCTCTGGAGTTAGCGGCAGCACAAATAGCAGATGGTATTTCCTGGCAGGAGTTACTCACTGACCTACAAACGGAAATTGCCCGGTTGGAAACCTTAGATTTACCAGGTGCCCAAGAGGTTGATGAAAAGCGACGCAAGCACTACAGCCTAGTCGCATCCTTTAATCTCAGTTTACGGCGACTACCATTGGAAAAATTTCAGCAATTTGCCTGGTTGGGTGTGTTGCCAGAAGATGTCTCAATTACTCCGGCTTTAGGCACAACCTTGTGGGATGTAAGTCCACGAGAAGCAAGAAGAACCTTACAGTATTTTAAGTCAAAGGCTCTACTGCTCTCTGGTAAATCCACTAATGGCACTCCCAGCTATCAGCTCCATGACTTGGTTCATGATATGGCGCGTCGGTTGCTAACTGCTGAAGCAGCTACAGGGGCAGAGGGCAACTTACCGGGTTTGGGATTAACCTGGCCTCAAGCCCATGGTCAACTCCTAGAGCGCTATCGCAAAAAAACCGAAAACGGTTTATGGCACACCCTACCGGACGATGGCTATAGTCACAGTTATCTGACCTGGCATTTAGAAAAAGCGGGTTGGGTAGAGGAAGTACACCAATTGCTCCAAGAGGAAACAGAAGCTGGAGGCAATGGTTGGTATGAAACCTGTGAACGTTTGGATAAACTGGGGAGCTTTGTCAAGGATGTGGCCAAGGCTTGGCAGTTAGCAGAAGAGGCTTTTTCCTCTTCACCAACTCGTTCTATTAGTTTGCAGTGCCGTTATGCCTTGATGGTGTCTTCTATCAATAGTTTGCTAGGGCATATTCCAGGAGAGTTGATGGCAGCCTTGGTAGAGAAAAAGATCTGGACTCCAGTTCAAGCTTTGGCTTACCTTCAACACATACAAAATCCTTATGATCGAGCATCAGTACTAGAAAAGCTAGCCCCAAAGTTACCGGAAACATTACTCTCAGAAGCCCTCAAAATCGCACGGGCCATTACCAATGAATCAGACCGATCCAGAGCTTTAAGTGGACTAGCACCATATTTGCCGGAAAGTCTACTCTTAGAAGCCCTAGAAGCAGCACGAGCCATTACCAATGATACAGACCGAGCCAGAGCTTTAAGTGAACTAGCACCACAGTTGCCGGAAATCTTATCAGAAGCTCTCGAAGCCGCACGAGCCATTACCAATAACATAGCCCGAGCTATAGTCCTGATTAAACTAGCACCACAGTTGCCGGAAATATTATCAGAAGCCCTCGAAGCCTCACGAGCCATTACCAATAACATATCCCGAGCTATAGTCCTGATTGAACTAGCACGACATTGGCCGGAAATATTATCACAAGCCCTCGAAGCCTCACGAGCCATTACCAATAACAGAGACCGAGCCTATCGCCTGAGTCAACTAGCACGATATTTCCCGGAAATCCTACCAGAAGCTCTAGAAGCGGCACGGGGACTTACCGATCAGTCGAGCCGAGCCATAACCTTGAGTAGATTAGCACGGCATTTGCCAGAAATCCTACCAGAAGCCCTAGAAGTAGCACGAGCCACCGATGAGTCGAGCCGAGCTTATGCCCTGAGTGAACTAGCACCACATTTTCCGGAAATCTTACCAGAAGCTCTAAAAGCGACACGAGCCATTACCAGTCAGTCGAGCCGAGCTTATGCCCTGAGTAAACTAGCACCACAGTTGCCGGAAAGGTTGCTCCCACAAGCCCTCGAAGCGGCACAGGCCATTACCGATAACGGAAACCGAGCTATATTACTGAGTAAACTAGCACCACAGTTGGGGGAAAGACTACTCTCACAAGCCCTAGAAGTGGCACGGGCTATTACCGATAACACAGATCGAGCCAATGCCTTGAATGAAATAGGAGCACAGTTGCCAGAAATTCTACCAGAAGCCCTAGACGCAGCACGAGCCATTATCGATAAGACAGACCGAGCCATAGCACTTAGTGAACTAGCGCCAAAATTACCGGAAATCTTACCAGAAGCCCTAGAAGAGGCACGAGACATTACCGATGATGACAGTCGAGCCACAGCCCTGATAAGGCTAACACAACAGTTCCCGGAAATCCTACCAGAAACCCTAGAAGCCGCGCGGGCTATTACTGATGAGTTTTCTCTAGCCAAAGCCCTGATTAGGCTAGCACAACATTTCCCGGAAATTATACCAGAAGCCCTAGATGCAGCACAAGCCATTAGTGATCAGTCTTTGCAATCCTATGCCCTGAGTGAACTAGCACGACATTTCCCGGAAATCCTACCAGAAACCCTAGATGCAGCACGAGCACTTACCGATGAGTTTTGGCGAGCCAAAGCCCTGATTATGGTAGCACAACAGTTCCCGGAAATCCTACCAGAAGCCCTAGAAACGGCACAGGCAATTCAGTCTCAGTATCACCGAGCCTATGCGTTCAGTGGACTAATCGAAAATCCCAACTTTTCCCTCCAAGAGGACGTTTCCCTTTGGCAAGAGTTTCTTCACACCTTGGCTTGTAGCGATCGCCAGCAGTTCTTAGAAGACCTAGTTAATCTGAGTCCAACTATTATCTCTTTGGGAGGCAAAGAAGCTCTGGCTGCAATTGTTGAAGGGATTAAGGATGTCAGTCGGTGGTGGCCTTAG
- the glpX gene encoding class II fructose-bisphosphatase, giving the protein MENTLGLEIIEVVEQAAIASAKWMGKGEKNTADQVAVEAMRERMNKIYMRGRIVIGEGERDDAPMLYIGEEVGICTQDNAAQYCNPDELLEIDIAVDPCEGTNLVAYGQNGSMAVLAISEKGGLFAAPDFYMKKLAAPPQAKNHVDINKSATDNLQILSDCLERSIDELVVVVMDRSRHKDLINEIRGAGARVRLISDGDVSAAISCAFAGTNIHALMGIGAAPEGVISAAAMRALGGHFQGQLIYDPAIVKTGLIGESKESNLERLTSMGINDPDKVYNAEELAKGDTVLFAACGITPGTLMEGVRFFPGGARTQSLVISSQSKTARFVDTVHMFEQPKYLQLK; this is encoded by the coding sequence TTGGAAAATACACTAGGCTTAGAAATTATAGAAGTCGTAGAGCAAGCTGCGATCGCATCCGCCAAATGGATGGGTAAAGGGGAGAAAAACACTGCTGACCAAGTGGCTGTTGAAGCCATGCGGGAGCGGATGAACAAGATCTATATGCGGGGTCGGATTGTAATTGGGGAAGGGGAGCGGGATGATGCTCCCATGCTCTACATTGGTGAAGAAGTTGGGATTTGCACCCAAGATAATGCTGCCCAATACTGTAACCCAGATGAGCTGCTCGAAATTGATATTGCCGTTGACCCCTGTGAAGGAACCAACCTAGTTGCCTATGGGCAAAACGGTTCAATGGCAGTGCTAGCTATTTCCGAGAAGGGTGGTCTATTTGCTGCTCCTGACTTTTACATGAAGAAGCTGGCAGCACCACCCCAAGCCAAGAATCATGTAGATATCAACAAGTCCGCAACCGACAATCTGCAAATCCTCTCCGATTGTCTAGAGCGCTCCATTGACGAACTGGTGGTAGTTGTGATGGACCGTTCCCGTCACAAGGACTTGATCAACGAAATCCGGGGAGCTGGTGCTCGGGTCCGACTGATTAGTGACGGTGACGTTTCCGCCGCCATCTCCTGTGCCTTTGCTGGTACCAATATCCATGCCTTAATGGGAATCGGTGCTGCACCGGAAGGAGTAATCTCAGCAGCAGCAATGCGTGCCTTAGGGGGACACTTCCAAGGTCAGCTGATTTACGATCCCGCCATCGTGAAAACTGGTCTGATTGGGGAGAGCAAAGAAAGCAACCTAGAACGGCTCACAAGCATGGGCATTAACGATCCCGATAAGGTTTACAATGCTGAGGAACTAGCCAAGGGTGACACCGTACTGTTTGCTGCTTGTGGTATTACCCCAGGAACCCTGATGGAAGGGGTTCGGTTCTTCCCAGGTGGAGCACGGACTCAAAGCCTAGTTATTTCCAGTCAGTCCAAGACCGCTCGGTTTGTGGATACTGTTCATATGTTTGAACAGCCCAAGTATCTCCAATTGAAGTAA
- a CDS encoding glutamyl-tRNA reductase, translated as MNIAVVGLSHKTAPVEVREKLSIPEAQLETVMPHLCSYPHIEEVAILSTCNRLEVYIVTTETDAGIRELCQFLTEKAGIPLAKLRPHLFILLYQDAVMHLMRVAGGLDSLVLGEGQILAQVKTTHKLGQQHKGIGRLLNKLFKQAITAGKRVRTETSIGTGAVSISSAAVELAQQKVETLYGTSLTPYKIAIIGAGKMSRLLVKHLLAKGAVDISILNRSTKRAEELAKAFPKADLQLHSLSDMMTLVAQSDIVFTSTGATEPLLTRSNLEGVLQTSHSLMIIDISVPRNVAADVDELETVHSFNVDDLKAVVAQNQESRRKMAMEAQELLEEEVEAFDIWWRSLETVSTISSLRSKVETIREQELEKALSRLGSEFAEKHQEVIEALTRGIVNKILHDPMVQLRAQQDIETRRLAMQSLQMLFNLDTGEQAI; from the coding sequence ATGAATATTGCCGTAGTAGGTCTGAGCCACAAGACAGCACCGGTTGAAGTCAGAGAAAAACTGAGCATTCCAGAAGCCCAGTTAGAGACTGTGATGCCCCACTTATGTAGCTATCCTCATATAGAAGAGGTAGCGATACTGAGTACTTGTAATCGGTTGGAAGTTTATATAGTCACCACAGAAACTGATGCCGGAATTAGAGAATTGTGCCAGTTTCTGACAGAAAAAGCTGGCATTCCTCTAGCCAAGTTGCGTCCCCACCTATTTATTCTGTTGTATCAGGATGCAGTCATGCACTTAATGCGGGTTGCTGGAGGTCTAGATAGCCTAGTCTTAGGAGAAGGGCAAATTCTAGCTCAGGTCAAAACCACCCACAAACTTGGTCAGCAACACAAGGGAATTGGACGTCTACTTAATAAACTGTTTAAACAAGCAATTACTGCTGGTAAGCGAGTTCGCACGGAAACCAGTATTGGAACAGGGGCGGTCTCCATTAGCTCAGCAGCGGTAGAGTTAGCTCAGCAGAAGGTAGAGACCCTTTATGGCACCTCTTTGACGCCCTATAAAATAGCAATTATCGGTGCTGGTAAGATGTCTCGCTTGCTGGTGAAACATCTGCTGGCCAAAGGTGCTGTAGATATCTCAATTCTGAATCGTTCCACCAAACGGGCTGAAGAGTTAGCGAAAGCATTTCCCAAAGCGGATCTACAACTGCATTCCTTGTCAGATATGATGACACTGGTTGCCCAGTCAGATATCGTATTTACTAGCACTGGTGCCACCGAACCACTGCTGACTCGGTCGAATTTAGAAGGAGTGTTGCAGACAAGCCATTCCTTAATGATAATTGATATTTCTGTGCCTCGTAATGTGGCAGCGGATGTTGATGAGCTAGAGACTGTCCACTCATTCAACGTGGATGACTTAAAAGCAGTAGTAGCACAGAATCAGGAAAGCCGTCGTAAGATGGCCATGGAAGCACAAGAACTCTTGGAAGAAGAAGTGGAAGCCTTTGACATCTGGTGGCGTTCCCTAGAAACAGTTTCTACCATTAGCAGCTTGCGCAGCAAGGTCGAAACAATCCGTGAGCAAGAGCTAGAGAAAGCTCTATCCCGTCTCGGGTCAGAATTTGCCGAAAAACATCAAGAAGTGATCGAAGCCCTAACCAGAGGGATTGTTAACAAAATCCTTCATGACCCGATGGTGCAATTACGAGCACAGCAAGATATTGAAACCCGACGCCTGGCCATGCAATCTTTACAAATGCTATTCAATTTGGATACTGGCGAGCAAGCAATTTAG
- a CDS encoding UPF0182 family protein, with protein MTKLLRWVTGLLGIWIAWNWLSHLVADILWFTEVDYLSAFLLHLQTQLSLWVVVFILSLGFLLTNLRLANHFKHPENLANLEITWIKGFKTLDSSSLTLDQTRFNSPSPIVRSGVRPRGKFYRKRPAFRLRSLLPFALALSLLVGVVLLYYGKMAFSVWYFHRETLSATFMSEATPPLPSPLGWVSLGKLFLSESRSYLVWQLGMISAVMVGLMVNTQLWLRAIAIALSFAWAMVISEQWGRMLEYLYPTAFNTTEPLFGQDIGFYVFGVPVWQLLDFWLGGLFLFGLVAVWLIYLTSGNSLSDGKFPGFSQNQLRHLYGLGSAVSAITAFHYWLSRYNLLYSTRGVAYGAGYTNVSVKLPFNTGLSILAFAIALLLLLRSIVWIRRLPTKIPVALWILGLYLWIWGIAGVILPAAVQRFKVEPNELALERPYIARTIALTRAAFDLDSIEAETFNPQGKLTSTDLEKNHLTIDNIPLWDTGPLLQSNRQLQQLRLYYQFPDANFDRYTIKVNPNQLKAGLKAGLNVGRLKVDRLNVEKLKVGKLKVDRLNVEKLKVGKLKVQSSNNTIKPNNLQPNNLQPNNLQPNNLQPNNLQPNNLQPSTSRKPSKTQKQQVLIAARELDYDAVPEQAQTWVNKHLVYTHGYGFTLSAVNQVGEGGLPYYFIKDIGSGGGEGFKGSLYTSTQEIRDSIPIGQPRIYYGELTNNYIMTSTKTQELDYPSGDDNVYNTYDGTGGIALNSFWRRLVFAQYLKDWQMILTGNFTPDTRLLFRRNIRQRIQEIAPFLRYDADPYLVIADTSQAESGVTKNYLYWIVDGYTTSDRYPYADPGDNQFNYIRNSVKVVIDAYNGDVSFYIADPKDPIIQTWSKIFPNFFKSLDQMPTNLRTHLRYPIDLFNIQSERLLAYHMTDPQVFYNQEDLWRIPQEIYAGKSQPVEPYYIIMKLPKEKSEEFILLHPYTPTGRNNLIGWLAARSDGDQYGKLLLYQFPKQQLIYGPEQIEALMNQDPVISQQISLWNQKGSRAVQGNLLVIPIEQSLLYVEPLYLEAEQHSLPTLVRVIVVYQNQIIMAQNLEEALDAIFKPEQSKTSAIVRPVEETALP; from the coding sequence ATGACCAAACTATTGCGCTGGGTTACTGGGCTACTGGGTATATGGATAGCTTGGAATTGGCTATCTCACCTGGTAGCAGACATTTTATGGTTCACGGAAGTGGATTATCTATCCGCTTTCTTGCTGCATTTGCAGACCCAGCTGAGTTTGTGGGTAGTTGTATTTATCCTATCATTGGGGTTTTTGCTGACCAATTTACGGTTAGCCAACCATTTCAAGCATCCGGAAAACTTAGCTAATCTCGAGATTACCTGGATAAAAGGGTTTAAGACTCTTGACTCTTCATCCTTAACCCTTGACCAAACACGCTTCAACTCACCCTCCCCAATAGTGAGATCGGGAGTCAGACCAAGAGGAAAATTTTATAGAAAACGCCCAGCCTTCAGATTGCGATCGCTTTTGCCATTTGCCCTAGCACTCAGTTTATTAGTTGGGGTGGTGCTGTTGTACTACGGAAAAATGGCCTTTTCGGTTTGGTATTTCCATCGCGAAACCTTGTCAGCCACCTTTATGAGTGAAGCCACACCCCCCCTACCGTCACCGTTGGGTTGGGTATCTCTCGGAAAGCTATTTTTATCGGAATCCAGAAGCTATCTGGTTTGGCAGCTGGGGATGATCTCCGCAGTGATGGTAGGGCTCATGGTGAATACTCAGTTGTGGTTAAGAGCGATCGCAATAGCACTAAGTTTTGCCTGGGCGATGGTGATCTCAGAACAATGGGGCAGAATGTTAGAGTATCTCTATCCCACTGCCTTTAACACTACCGAGCCACTATTTGGACAGGATATCGGCTTCTACGTATTTGGCGTACCGGTATGGCAACTATTGGATTTTTGGCTAGGGGGATTATTTCTCTTTGGTCTAGTTGCGGTATGGCTAATTTACTTAACCTCAGGAAATAGCCTCTCAGATGGGAAATTTCCCGGATTTTCCCAAAACCAACTACGGCACCTATATGGCCTTGGGTCTGCTGTGTCGGCAATCACAGCCTTCCACTATTGGCTTTCCCGGTACAATTTACTGTATTCAACCCGTGGTGTCGCTTACGGTGCCGGTTACACCAATGTCTCAGTCAAGTTGCCCTTTAATACAGGATTGAGCATTCTGGCCTTTGCGATCGCACTGTTGTTACTCTTGAGGTCAATTGTCTGGATACGCCGTCTGCCCACCAAAATACCAGTGGCATTGTGGATACTTGGGTTATACCTATGGATATGGGGGATTGCTGGGGTAATCTTACCCGCAGCAGTGCAACGGTTTAAAGTCGAACCCAACGAGTTAGCCTTAGAACGACCCTATATTGCTCGGACTATTGCCCTGACCAGAGCAGCTTTTGACCTCGATAGTATTGAAGCTGAAACCTTTAACCCCCAAGGTAAGCTCACCAGCACCGATCTAGAAAAAAATCACCTAACCATCGACAACATTCCCCTGTGGGATACCGGCCCCTTATTACAAAGTAATCGTCAGCTCCAACAACTGAGACTTTACTACCAATTTCCCGACGCCAATTTTGATCGCTACACCATTAAAGTTAATCCAAACCAGTTGAAGGCTGGGTTGAAGGCTGGGTTGAATGTTGGCAGGTTGAAGGTTGACAGGTTGAATGTTGAAAAGTTGAAGGTTGGCAAGTTGAAGGTTGACAGGTTGAATGTTGAAAAGTTGAAGGTTGGCAAGTTGAAGGTTCAAAGTTCAAACAATACCATTAAACCAAATAACCTTCAACCAAATAACCTTCAACCAAATAACCTTCAACCAAATAACCTTCAACCAAATAACCTTCAACCAAATAACCTTCAACCTTCAACCTCTAGAAAACCTTCAAAAACTCAAAAACAACAAGTACTCATTGCTGCAAGGGAATTAGACTATGATGCTGTGCCCGAACAAGCACAAACTTGGGTTAACAAACACTTAGTCTATACCCATGGCTATGGGTTTACCCTCTCTGCTGTGAATCAGGTAGGAGAGGGAGGACTGCCATACTACTTTATTAAAGACATCGGTTCTGGTGGAGGTGAAGGGTTCAAAGGAAGCTTATATACATCCACTCAAGAGATTCGCGATAGTATCCCCATTGGTCAACCCCGGATTTACTATGGGGAACTGACCAATAACTATATCATGACCTCCACCAAAACTCAGGAATTAGACTATCCCAGTGGAGACGACAACGTTTACAACACCTACGATGGGACTGGTGGTATTGCCCTAAACTCCTTTTGGCGGCGGTTAGTGTTTGCCCAGTATCTCAAAGACTGGCAGATGATACTGACTGGGAATTTCACACCCGACACACGGTTACTGTTTCGCCGTAATATTCGGCAACGGATTCAAGAGATCGCTCCCTTCTTACGCTATGACGCTGACCCCTACCTGGTAATTGCTGATACTTCTCAAGCTGAGTCAGGGGTCACTAAGAATTATCTCTACTGGATTGTGGATGGCTACACCACAAGCGATCGCTACCCCTATGCCGACCCAGGTGACAACCAGTTTAACTACATCCGTAACTCGGTAAAAGTCGTTATTGATGCCTACAATGGCGATGTTAGTTTCTACATAGCTGACCCAAAAGACCCGATTATTCAAACGTGGAGTAAGATTTTCCCAAATTTCTTCAAGTCACTGGATCAGATGCCCACCAACCTGCGGACTCATCTGCGCTACCCCATTGATCTATTTAATATCCAATCCGAGCGCTTGCTAGCATACCACATGACTGACCCCCAGGTCTTTTACAACCAAGAGGATTTGTGGCGGATTCCCCAGGAAATTTATGCTGGTAAATCTCAACCAGTGGAACCCTACTACATTATCATGAAACTCCCCAAGGAGAAATCAGAAGAATTTATCTTGCTCCACCCCTATACACCTACAGGTCGTAATAATTTAATTGGTTGGCTAGCTGCTCGCTCTGATGGGGATCAATATGGCAAGTTACTCCTGTATCAGTTTCCCAAGCAACAACTCATCTATGGACCAGAGCAAATTGAAGCTCTGATGAATCAAGATCCAGTCATCTCTCAACAAATTTCCTTATGGAATCAAAAAGGTTCAAGAGCAGTTCAGGGGAATCTTTTGGTTATTCCCATCGAGCAATCGCTACTGTATGTTGAGCCATTGTATTTAGAAGCTGAGCAACATAGTCTGCCAACATTAGTGCGAGTTATTGTGGTTTATCAAAACCAGATTATTATGGCTCAAAATCTAGAAGAGGCACTTGATGCCATCTTTAAGCCAGAGCAAAGTAAGACATCAGCAATTGTACGTCCAGTCGAGGAAACTGCACTCCCTTAG
- a CDS encoding transposase — translation MITAYQYRLRPTKAQKAMIDNWLSMLCAQYNYLLADRFKWYEANRCPINACPLVCHFPELRDNPNYYSQKKTLPNLKKTHPWYKQIHSQVLQDVVKRVKLAFDRFIKGDSNGKRSGRPRFKKLHRYRTFTYPQMKEGCLEGDLINLPKIGKVKVVLHRPIPSGFKIKTASITKKCDGYYLVLSLEDKTVPEAKPDINPDSIIGIDVGLKKFLTTSEGEAVEIPQYYRKAQKRLKVIQKRVSRRKKGGKNRLKAIKQLGKQHKKIADKRKDFHFKTANYLLSKYDVVAHERLNVKGLAKSRLAKSVLDAGWSSFLTILASKAENAGLLTVAVSPNNTSQYCSNCGKKVPKKLHVRWHDCHHCGCSLDRDHNAAINIKNRAAGQSVLKAQRLLRDARIGACCLHRPFRFGVGAVTHHIKFG, via the coding sequence GTGATAACCGCTTACCAGTATCGATTGCGCCCAACGAAAGCACAGAAAGCCATGATAGACAATTGGCTGTCAATGCTTTGTGCTCAATATAACTACTTGTTGGCTGATCGGTTCAAATGGTATGAAGCGAATCGCTGTCCCATAAATGCTTGCCCGCTTGTCTGTCACTTTCCAGAATTAAGGGATAATCCTAACTATTATAGCCAAAAGAAAACTTTACCAAATCTCAAAAAGACTCATCCTTGGTACAAACAGATCCACTCTCAGGTACTCCAGGATGTTGTCAAGAGAGTAAAACTGGCCTTTGATAGGTTTATCAAAGGAGACAGTAATGGAAAACGAAGTGGGCGACCTAGATTCAAAAAGCTACACCGTTACCGTACCTTTACTTACCCTCAAATGAAGGAGGGGTGTCTAGAAGGAGATTTAATCAATCTTCCTAAAATAGGTAAGGTAAAGGTTGTGCTTCATCGCCCCATTCCCTCTGGATTTAAGATAAAAACAGCTTCTATCACTAAAAAGTGTGATGGCTATTATTTGGTTTTATCTCTAGAAGACAAAACTGTCCCCGAAGCTAAGCCAGATATAAATCCAGACTCAATAATTGGGATCGATGTTGGTCTTAAGAAATTCTTGACAACCTCTGAAGGTGAAGCTGTCGAAATCCCTCAGTACTATCGGAAGGCTCAAAAACGTCTAAAGGTAATCCAAAAACGGGTATCTCGAAGAAAAAAAGGAGGAAAAAACAGACTTAAGGCTATCAAGCAGCTTGGCAAACAACACAAAAAAATAGCAGACAAGCGGAAAGATTTTCACTTTAAGACCGCAAATTATCTGTTATCAAAATATGATGTTGTTGCTCATGAGAGATTAAATGTTAAGGGGTTGGCTAAGTCCAGACTGGCTAAATCTGTGTTGGATGCTGGGTGGTCTAGCTTCTTGACAATTCTAGCAAGCAAAGCCGAGAATGCTGGCTTGTTGACAGTTGCGGTAAGTCCCAACAATACCTCGCAGTATTGCTCCAATTGCGGAAAGAAAGTCCCTAAAAAACTGCATGTTCGCTGGCATGATTGTCATCATTGCGGATGCAGTCTTGACCGTGATCACAATGCGGCCATAAACATAAAAAATAGAGCGGCAGGGCAGTCCGTTCTTAAAGCCCAGCGCCTCCTAAGGGATGCCCGGATTGGCGCTTGTTGCCTACACCGACCTTTCAGGTTCGGTGTAGGAGCTGTCACCCATCATATCAAGTTCGGTTGA